In a genomic window of Arvicanthis niloticus isolate mArvNil1 chromosome 8, mArvNil1.pat.X, whole genome shotgun sequence:
- the LOC117713559 gene encoding serpin B9-like, translating into MVLLGAKGDTAVQISQALHLNPDEDIHQGFQLLFQNLNEQNKKYCLRMANRLFADSTCELLPTFKESCLKFYHSEMEQLSLAEAPEESRKHINTWVSKQTEGKISDVLSEDSLDSETRLILVNALYFQGTWCNTFDKDETKEKPFKINKSETRPVQMMHQEDEFDLAYVKEIQTQVLVMPYEGKELSFIVLLPDEGVDISKVENSLTFEKLTAWTKPDFMNHTEVHVYLPKFQLQEQYDMNTLLQHLGIMDVFDASKADLSGMSTEKDLCLSKCLHKCVVEVHEKGTEASATVVVKAVPMCLSFDTPPTFCADHPFLFFIKHNKTNSILFCGRFSSP; encoded by the exons ATGGTCCTCTTGGGGGCAAAGGGAGACACTGCAGTCCAGATATCTCAG GCACTTCATTTAAACCCAGATGAAGACATCCATCAGGGCTTCCAGTTGCTTTTCCAAAACCTGAATGAGCAAAACAAAAAGTACTGCCTTAGAATGGCCAACAGGCTCTTTGCAGATAGTACTTGTGAATTACTTCCA ACCTTTAAGGAGTCCTGTCTTAAATTCTATCACTCGGAGATGGAGCAGCTCTCCCTTGCTGAAGCTCCAGAGGAGTCCAggaaacacataaacacatgggTCTCTAAACAGACTGAAG GCAAAATTTCAGATGTATTGTCAGAAGACTCACTTGATTCAGAGACCAGGCTGATTCTAGTCAATGCCTTATATTTCCAAGGAACATGGTGTAACACCTTTGACAAAGATGAGACCAAGGAAAAGCCCTTTAAGATAAACAAG AGTGAAACAAGGCCAGTGCAGATGATGCATCAGGAAGACGAATTTGACCTCGCCTATGTGAAGGAAATTCAGACACAAGTGTTGGTGATGCCCTATGAGGGCAAGGAGCTGAGTTTCATAGTCCTGCTCCCAGATGAGGGTGTGGACATCAGCAAG GTGGAAAACAGTCTCACTTTTGAGAAGTTAACAGCCTGGACCAAACCAGATTTTATGAATCACACTGAGGTTCATGTTTATCTTCCAAAATTTCAACTGCAAGAGCAGTATGATATGAACACCCTGTTGCAGCATTTGGGAATAATGGATGTCTTCGATGCGAGCAAGGCTGACTTATCAGGAATGTCTACTGAGAAAGACCTGTGTCTGTCCAAGTGTCTTCACAAGTGTGTGGTAGAAGTCCATGAAAAAGGAACAGAGGCTTCAGCAACCGTTGTCGTAAAAGCTGTACCTATGTGTTTAAGTTTTGATACCCCACCAACTTTCTGTGCTGAccaccccttccttttcttcatcaAGCACAACAAAACCAACAGCATCCTGTTCTGTGGCAGGTTCTCATCTCCTTAA